The genomic segment TAGCATTACCGCCAGAGGACGGTAAAGCCGTTTACGCTTGTGCAGCGCAGCTTCTATATCACCACAGTTTCAATTGCAAAAGGAGGAGCAAAACCAATGAAGCTGATTCTTTTATCCGGCGGTTCAGGTAAACGGCTGTGGCCGCTATCTAATGATGCAAGGTCGAAGCAATTTTTGCGTATTTTGGATGGGCCCGGCGGGCTAAAGGAATCGATGGTCGAGCGGGTATGGCGCCAGCTGGGCGAGACGGGCCTGCAAAGCTCATCCTATATCGCCGCAGGCAAGGCGCAGGAGGAAATGATTCGCGTGCATGCCGGCTTGTCGGTGCCGCTCATTATTGAGCCGGAGCGGCGGGACACGTTCCCGGCTATCGCGTTATCGGCGGTTTATTTGTACTCCGTTGCCGGAGTCAGCCTGGATGAGGTCGTGACGATTCTCCCGGTTGACCCCTATGTGGAGGATGCCTTCTTCCATAAAATAAGCGAGCTTGAGCAGGTCATTCGCGATTCTGGCTGCGATATGGCGCTGATGGGCGTTAAGCCGACCTTCCCATCGGAAAAATACGGCTACATCGTACCGGAGACTGGCGAGCCTAAGCTGATTATTAATGCGGCAGGCGACGTCACGGAAGCGGAAGTGAATGACGCAGAAACAGGCAACGCCCGCTCGTACAGGCTTGTTCGGCACTTCACTGAAAAGCCGCGCGAGGATGCGGCATCCGAGCTAATGCAGCGCGGAGCGCTTTGGAACTGCGGCGTGTTCGCCTTCAAGCTTGGCTATTTGATTAATCTGCTCATCGAGAAGCGGATTCCAATTCAATACGACGAGCTCGTCAGTCAATACAGCACGCTGGTGAAAACAAGCTTCGATTACGAGGTCGTTGAGCGGGCCAAGCAGGTCGCTGTGCTTCCTTTTGACGGCTGCTGGAAAGACCTTGGCACCTGGAACACGCTGACAGAAGAAATGGGAACGTCGGAGCTTGGCGAGCATATTACGACGGAGCTTGCAACGGATACGCATGTCATTAACGAGCTGGGCATTCCGATTACGATTTTGGGCATCAAAAATGCCATCGTCGCTGCAAGCCCCGACGGCATTCTCGTTTCCGACAAGGCGTCCAGCCCGCGCATTAAAGAAGTGCTGAAAAATAGCGACAAGCGCCCGATGTACGAGGAACGCAGATGGGGCTACTACATCGTGCTTGATTATTTGAAATATCCGGACGGCAGCGAGGTCATGACGAAGCGCGTCTGCCTCGATAGAGGGAAAAACTTCAGCTATCACTATCATAACAATCGCTGCGAGGTGTGGACGATTTTGTCCGGTGAAGGCGAAATGATGCTCGATGACCAGCTGCGGACCGTAAAGGCTGGCGACATTATTAACATCCCTCTGGGCAGCAGGCACTGCCTGCTTGCCCTGACACCGATGGAAATGATCGAGGTCATGAGAGGAACGCAGCTTGTAGAAGAGGAGAGCGTCAGGCTGGAAGCGGATTGGAATGACATTATGCAATATTGCATGATTTGAAGGAGCTAACAGGATGATGAATGCTATTGCAGAGCAGCTGGATTATGCGATTGATCGGAGATACGAGCGCTGGAAAGAAGCAGAGCTGCCCTTTTACCTTCGAAAAGAGCTCGGAGAGCTTGGAGCCGGCGATTTGACCGACCGCTTCTACAAGCATCTGCACCTTGGGCCGGAAGGCGTGCGGGAGAAGGTAGGCGCAGGAACGAACCGGATGAACATCTATACGGTGCGCCGCATTGCGCTGGCGCTTGCTGGGGAAATTCGCAGCGGCGGCGAGGAGGCGAAGCAGCGCGGTGTTGCGATTGCTTTTGACAGCCGAATTTTATCGCGGGTGTTCGCGGAACAGGCAGCGCTCGTGCTGGTCAAAAACCGCGTGAAGGTTTATCTTTTCGAGCAGGCCCGGCCTACGCCGGAGCTCTCCTTCGCTGTCCGTTTTCTGCAAGCGGCAGCCGGGCTGATGATTACAGCCGGCCATTATCCTTATGATTACAACGGCGTCAAGCTGTTCAGCTCAGATGGCGCTGTCATGGCGCCGGAATACAATCAACTCGTAGCAAGGCGCATGGAGGGCATCGAGGAGGAGGTTGCCATTCCGCTAATGGATGCGGAGGAGGCGGTGCGGCAAAGGCTGCTTGTACTTGTCGGTACAGAGGTGGACAAGGCTTACCACAGCAAGCTGGCGGACATTATCGTTCGCCCGACAGCCTTTCGAGCGGGGCGCTCGCGGCTGCGCGTTATCTATACGCCGCTGCATGGCAGCGGGGGGCAGACGCTGCTGGAGCTGCTGAAGCAAATGGGCTATCGCGATGTGGAAAGCGTGCCGGAGCAGTTCCAGCCAGACCCGCTTTTTCCGACCATTGATGAGCCAGACCCTAACAATTCCAATTCTTACGGGCGGGCGCTGCTGCTCGCCGAGCGGAAGCAGACGGATCTGATTATGGCGACCGACCCCGAATCGCAGCAGCTTGGTGCAATGGCTCGGTACAAAAGCCGGGAGTTCCGCTTGCTGTCCGCGAACCAGCTAGGCAGCTTGCTGCTTGAATATCTTTGCGCGCAGAAGCGTGCCAATGAGCCGGTTTACCCGGCAGCCTTCTACAAGTCGCTGCTGACGACGGAGCTTAGCACAGCGATCGCAAGGCGCTACAGTCTTCACATCGTAGAGACGCCGCCGGGCTTCCGCCATATTGCCGCTCGCATAGCGGAAGAGGAACAGCTCGGGGCGAGGAAGTTTTTTTTCGCCTTTGATGAGACGGGCGGCTGCTTGCCGCAGGCGTTCGTCAGAGATAAGGA from the Paenibacillus sp. BIHB 4019 genome contains:
- a CDS encoding phospho-sugar mutase, producing the protein MMNAIAEQLDYAIDRRYERWKEAELPFYLRKELGELGAGDLTDRFYKHLHLGPEGVREKVGAGTNRMNIYTVRRIALALAGEIRSGGEEAKQRGVAIAFDSRILSRVFAEQAALVLVKNRVKVYLFEQARPTPELSFAVRFLQAAAGLMITAGHYPYDYNGVKLFSSDGAVMAPEYNQLVARRMEGIEEEVAIPLMDAEEAVRQRLLVLVGTEVDKAYHSKLADIIVRPTAFRAGRSRLRVIYTPLHGSGGQTLLELLKQMGYRDVESVPEQFQPDPLFPTIDEPDPNNSNSYGRALLLAERKQTDLIMATDPESQQLGAMARYKSREFRLLSANQLGSLLLEYLCAQKRANEPVYPAAFYKSLLTTELSTAIARRYSLHIVETPPGFRHIAARIAEEEQLGARKFFFAFDETGGCLPQAFVRDKDAMQTLLLTTEMAAFYKSRGLTLWDQLHKLYEAYGFYLEDQVSLSFPGLEGSQRLRNVMRKLRGEVPDKLSSLRIRSIYDSEEHGVRALGFSKEAANQELGANVIKYVFEDGAWCALQPTGAGTSLRLYYGAKEWSEVRCRRRLAAIRTALLYDVETIL
- a CDS encoding sugar phosphate nucleotidyltransferase, giving the protein MKLILLSGGSGKRLWPLSNDARSKQFLRILDGPGGLKESMVERVWRQLGETGLQSSSYIAAGKAQEEMIRVHAGLSVPLIIEPERRDTFPAIALSAVYLYSVAGVSLDEVVTILPVDPYVEDAFFHKISELEQVIRDSGCDMALMGVKPTFPSEKYGYIVPETGEPKLIINAAGDVTEAEVNDAETGNARSYRLVRHFTEKPREDAASELMQRGALWNCGVFAFKLGYLINLLIEKRIPIQYDELVSQYSTLVKTSFDYEVVERAKQVAVLPFDGCWKDLGTWNTLTEEMGTSELGEHITTELATDTHVINELGIPITILGIKNAIVAASPDGILVSDKASSPRIKEVLKNSDKRPMYEERRWGYYIVLDYLKYPDGSEVMTKRVCLDRGKNFSYHYHNNRCEVWTILSGEGEMMLDDQLRTVKAGDIINIPLGSRHCLLALTPMEMIEVMRGTQLVEEESVRLEADWNDIMQYCMI